A window of the Canis lupus baileyi chromosome 1, mCanLup2.hap1, whole genome shotgun sequence genome harbors these coding sequences:
- the NMRK1 gene encoding nicotinamide riboside kinase 1 isoform X1 — protein MKTFVIGISGVTNGGKTTLAKNLQKHLPNCSVISQDDFFKPESEIAKDTNGFLQYDVSPGTNSKLIQWAHLPSDRGGLDSCFLLSTAHKVLEALNMDEMMSTISCWMENPSTDSGSTEEIPILIIEGFLLFNYKPLDTLWNRSYFLTIPYEECKRRRSKRVYKPPDASGYFDGHVWPMYLKHRQEMENITRNIVYLDGTKSEEELFTQVYEDLLQELAKQKCLQVTT, from the exons ATGAAAACATTTGTCATTGGAATCAGTGG tGTGACAAATGGCGGGAAGACAACACTGGCTAAGAATTTGCAGAAACACCTCCCAAACTGCAGTGTCATATCTCAGGATGATTTCTTTAAG CCAGAGTCTGAGATAGCGAAAGATACAAATGGATTTCTGCAGTATGACG TCTCGCCTGGAACAAACTCTAAGCTCATCCAATGGGCTCACCTTCCCAGTGACCGCGGTGGACTAGACAgctgttttcttctttccactgCTCATAAAG TGCTTGAAGCGCTTAATATGGATGAAATGATGTCCACCATTTCCTGCTGGATGGAAAACCCATCAACAGACTCTGGAAGCACCGAAGAAATTCCCATATTAATCATCGAAGGCTTCCTTCTCTTTAATTATAA GCCTCTAGACACTCTATGGAACAGAAGCTATTTTCTGACGATTCCATATGAAGAAtgtaagaggaggaggag TAAAAGGGTCTACAAGCCTCCAGATGCCTCAGGGTACTTTGATGGCCACGTGTGGCCCATGTATCTAAAGCACAGACAAGAAATGGAGAACATCACCCGTAACATTG TTTACCTAGATGGAACAAAATCCGAAGAGGAACTCTTTACACAAGTGTATGAAGATCTATTACAAGAACTAGCAAAGCAAAAGT GTTTGCAAGTAACAACATAA
- the NMRK1 gene encoding nicotinamide riboside kinase 1 isoform X3, translating into MKTFVIGISGVTNGGKTTLAKNLQKHLPNCSVISQDDFFKPESEIAKDTNGFLQYDVSPGTNSKLIQWAHLPSDRGGLDSCFLLSTAHKVLEALNMDEMMSTISCWMENPSTDSGSTEEIPILIIEGFLLFNYKPLDTLWNRSYFLTIPYEECKRRRSLPRWNKIRRGTLYTSV; encoded by the exons ATGAAAACATTTGTCATTGGAATCAGTGG tGTGACAAATGGCGGGAAGACAACACTGGCTAAGAATTTGCAGAAACACCTCCCAAACTGCAGTGTCATATCTCAGGATGATTTCTTTAAG CCAGAGTCTGAGATAGCGAAAGATACAAATGGATTTCTGCAGTATGACG TCTCGCCTGGAACAAACTCTAAGCTCATCCAATGGGCTCACCTTCCCAGTGACCGCGGTGGACTAGACAgctgttttcttctttccactgCTCATAAAG TGCTTGAAGCGCTTAATATGGATGAAATGATGTCCACCATTTCCTGCTGGATGGAAAACCCATCAACAGACTCTGGAAGCACCGAAGAAATTCCCATATTAATCATCGAAGGCTTCCTTCTCTTTAATTATAA GCCTCTAGACACTCTATGGAACAGAAGCTATTTTCTGACGATTCCATATGAAGAAtgtaagaggaggaggag TTTACCTAGATGGAACAAAATCCGAAGAGGAACTCTTTACACAAGTGTATGA
- the NMRK1 gene encoding nicotinamide riboside kinase 1 isoform X2, with amino-acid sequence MKTFVIGISGVTNGGKTTLAKNLQKHLPNCSVISQDDFFKPESEIAKDTNGFLQYDVLEALNMDEMMSTISCWMENPSTDSGSTEEIPILIIEGFLLFNYKPLDTLWNRSYFLTIPYEECKRRRSKRVYKPPDASGYFDGHVWPMYLKHRQEMENITRNIVYLDGTKSEEELFTQVYEDLLQELAKQKCLQVTT; translated from the exons ATGAAAACATTTGTCATTGGAATCAGTGG tGTGACAAATGGCGGGAAGACAACACTGGCTAAGAATTTGCAGAAACACCTCCCAAACTGCAGTGTCATATCTCAGGATGATTTCTTTAAG CCAGAGTCTGAGATAGCGAAAGATACAAATGGATTTCTGCAGTATGACG TGCTTGAAGCGCTTAATATGGATGAAATGATGTCCACCATTTCCTGCTGGATGGAAAACCCATCAACAGACTCTGGAAGCACCGAAGAAATTCCCATATTAATCATCGAAGGCTTCCTTCTCTTTAATTATAA GCCTCTAGACACTCTATGGAACAGAAGCTATTTTCTGACGATTCCATATGAAGAAtgtaagaggaggaggag TAAAAGGGTCTACAAGCCTCCAGATGCCTCAGGGTACTTTGATGGCCACGTGTGGCCCATGTATCTAAAGCACAGACAAGAAATGGAGAACATCACCCGTAACATTG TTTACCTAGATGGAACAAAATCCGAAGAGGAACTCTTTACACAAGTGTATGAAGATCTATTACAAGAACTAGCAAAGCAAAAGT GTTTGCAAGTAACAACATAA
- the NMRK1 gene encoding nicotinamide riboside kinase 1 isoform X4 — protein MKTFVIGISGVTNGGKTTLAKNLQKHLPNCSVISQDDFFKPESEIAKDTNGFLQYDVSPGTNSKLIQWAHLPSDRGGLDSCFLLSTAHKVLEALNMDEMMSTISCWMENPSTDSGSTEEIPILIIEGFLLFNYKPLDTLWNRSYFLTIPYEECKRRRRFASNNIKMECTESFLR, from the exons ATGAAAACATTTGTCATTGGAATCAGTGG tGTGACAAATGGCGGGAAGACAACACTGGCTAAGAATTTGCAGAAACACCTCCCAAACTGCAGTGTCATATCTCAGGATGATTTCTTTAAG CCAGAGTCTGAGATAGCGAAAGATACAAATGGATTTCTGCAGTATGACG TCTCGCCTGGAACAAACTCTAAGCTCATCCAATGGGCTCACCTTCCCAGTGACCGCGGTGGACTAGACAgctgttttcttctttccactgCTCATAAAG TGCTTGAAGCGCTTAATATGGATGAAATGATGTCCACCATTTCCTGCTGGATGGAAAACCCATCAACAGACTCTGGAAGCACCGAAGAAATTCCCATATTAATCATCGAAGGCTTCCTTCTCTTTAATTATAA GCCTCTAGACACTCTATGGAACAGAAGCTATTTTCTGACGATTCCATATGAAGAAtgtaagaggaggaggag GTTTGCAAGTAACAACATAAAGATGGAGTGCACTGAGTCCTTCCTCAGATGA